AGTTTGCCCCTAATTGTCTTAATTTACCTTCTAAGTTATCATAGCCGCGATCGAGATGATGCAAGCCTTGAATGGTAGTTGTACCTTTTGCCGCTAGTCCAGCCACAACTAAAGCAGCAGAGGCTCGTAAGTCCGTTGCTACTACTGGTGCACCCGTTAGCATTGAAACTCCCCGAATAATTGCCTGTTGCCCTTTTAAGCGAATATCAGCCCCCATTCGTTTTAATTCGGCAACATGACGGAGGCGGTTTTCAAAGACAGTTTCGGTGATGACACTATCCCCTTCACTAATCGCCAGTAAAGCCATTAACTGAGCTTGCATATCCGTGGGAAATCCTGGATAAGGTAAGGTTTCAATATCAGTTCCCTGAAGTGACCCTGGAATGACCCGCAAGCAATTTGGCTCTTCCATCAGGATTTTAACGCCCATCGCTCTCAGTTTTGCAATCACAGGGATTAAATGTTCTGGAATCACAGGCGATAAGGAAATTTCGGAGTGGGTAATTGCCCCGGCTACTAAAAAGGTTCCAGCTTCTATGCGATCAGGAATGATGGAATAATCCACACTATGAAGAGATTTAACACCAGAAATGGTAATCGTATTGGTACCAGCCCCTTGTACGTTTGCCCCCATGGCATTGCAGAAGTTGGCTAAATCTACCACTTCGGGTTCACGGGCAGCGTTTTCAATTTTGGTTTCTCCCTCAGCAAGGGTGGCTGCCATTAAAATGGTTTCTGTTGCGCCCACACTAGGATAATCTAAATAAATTTCTCCTCCCTGTAAGCGATTTTTATAACCCGGAATATCAGCATGAACAATGCCATGCTCGATTCTGACTTTTGCTCCCATGGCTTCTAAACCACGCACATGAAGGTCAACGGGACGAGCGCCGATGGCACAACCGCCTGGTAAAGGAACGCGAGCCACTCCTAAACGGGCTAATAGGGGGCCAATGACGAAAAAACTGGCTCTGAGGCGAGAAACCAACTCATAAGGAGGTTTAGAAGTGGTAATCT
This window of the Euhalothece natronophila Z-M001 genome carries:
- the murA gene encoding UDP-N-acetylglucosamine 1-carboxyvinyltransferase, encoding MNLPTHNQTPSLLKISGESKLQGNVTISGAKNSALAIMAGTLLCSGQCRLRNIPSLVDINHMGDVLASVGPKLHREKDILDLDTQEITTSKPPYELVSRLRASFFVIGPLLARLGVARVPLPGGCAIGARPVDLHVRGLEAMGAKVRIEHGIVHADIPGYKNRLQGGEIYLDYPSVGATETILMAATLAEGETKIENAAREPEVVDLANFCNAMGANVQGAGTNTITISGVKSLHSVDYSIIPDRIEAGTFLVAGAITHSEISLSPVIPEHLIPVIAKLRAMGVKILMEEPNCLRVIPGSLQGTDIETLPYPGFPTDMQAQLMALLAISEGDSVITETVFENRLRHVAELKRMGADIRLKGQQAIIRGVSMLTGAPVVATDLRASAALVVAGLAAKGTTTIQGLHHLDRGYDNLEGKLRQLGANLERVTVDEADLPLPIM